The Halichondria panicea chromosome 14, odHalPani1.1, whole genome shotgun sequence genome contains a region encoding:
- the LOC135347274 gene encoding ELL-associated factor 2-like isoform X2 has product MATVSDDLKPLSVDPTKPGKLRVADDEVNVQLPVVQAEWTDDVAQFRGPKKPVTKECVLIIDTVSGEAVLERISNNIQLKAIRDGRK; this is encoded by the exons ATGGCCACTGTATCAGATGACTTGAAGCCTCTGTCAGTGGATCCCACAAAGCCTGGTAAACTGCGAGTGGCTGATGATGAAGTGAACGTACAACTACCAGTAGTACAG GCTGAGTGGACTGATGATGTGGCCCAGTTCAGAGGACCCAAGAAGCCTGTCACTAAAGAGTGTGTGCTCATCATAGACACTGTGTCTGGGGAGGCAGTACTGGAGAGGATCAGTAACAACATCCAACTCAAGGCCATCAG ggacggACGCAAGTGA